The Bacteriovorax sp. Seq25_V genome has a window encoding:
- a CDS encoding glycosyltransferase — protein sequence MPKISVIIPTYNRSLFLARAIDSVLSQTYKDYELIIVDDGSTDNTEFVVQPYLEANEKIKFLKTDNNGVSHARNYGFKNSLGEWVAFLDSDDQWLPNKLEKQIQKANDLPESLIIYTDEKWIRNGKFVNKKKYHQKYGGNVFAECLKSCFIGPSTVLLKRELLEQYAGFDENFPVCEDYDLWLKVSLHHDVVLIPEELVEKYGGHDDQLSTTTLAMDFWRVKAICNLMDNYELDSEQSRKAIEVLKVKSDILLNGYRKHGNIKDYNELNDLIKSKIKGP from the coding sequence ATGCCGAAAATCAGTGTTATCATACCTACTTATAATCGCTCGTTGTTCTTAGCTCGAGCGATTGATTCTGTTTTAAGTCAAACCTATAAAGACTATGAACTTATTATTGTTGATGATGGCTCAACTGATAATACTGAGTTCGTTGTACAACCATACTTAGAGGCTAATGAGAAGATAAAATTCTTGAAGACTGATAACAATGGGGTAAGTCATGCTCGAAATTATGGATTTAAGAATTCTCTTGGTGAATGGGTTGCATTTCTCGACTCTGATGATCAATGGTTACCAAATAAATTAGAGAAACAAATCCAAAAAGCTAATGATTTACCAGAGTCACTTATTATCTACACTGATGAGAAGTGGATAAGAAATGGAAAATTCGTAAATAAGAAAAAGTATCATCAGAAGTATGGGGGAAATGTTTTTGCCGAATGCCTGAAGTCATGCTTTATTGGACCTAGTACGGTGTTACTAAAGAGAGAGTTATTAGAACAGTATGCTGGATTTGATGAAAATTTTCCTGTTTGTGAGGATTACGATCTTTGGTTAAAAGTATCCCTACATCATGATGTTGTATTAATTCCAGAGGAACTGGTAGAGAAATATGGTGGGCATGATGATCAACTATCTACAACAACTCTTGCCATGGATTTTTGGCGAGTTAAGGCGATTTGCAATTTGATGGATAATTATGAGCTTGATAGTGAGCAATCAAGGAAAGCAATTGAAGTACTAAAAGTGAAGAGTGATATTCTTTTAAATGGTTATAGGAAACATGGAAATATAAAAGATTATAATGAACTAAATGATCTGATTAAGAGTAAAATTAAAGGCCCATAA
- the lon gene encoding endopeptidase La yields MVTNYEGDNIEFKDELPLLPIRDLVIYPFMILPLFVGREASIKAVDHAINHTDRLILLSSQKDIVAEHPEPSEIFELGTVAMIMRMRKLPDGRIKILVQGLSKARIMDYSQQDPYFITKIAKVEDMDVEQENVATNALMRTIKELLEKVIQMGRVLSPDILMVLEDITDPGRLADLVASNLNLHVSEAQVILETLDPIERLHRISEILNRELEILSMQQKIKHAAKGEMSKTQKEYFLREQIKAIKSELGDEGSSEPEDEFAEFRKKIKEAHMPEEVEKETLKQLTRLEKMHPDSSESTITRTYLEWMSDLPWGVSSEEHIDLDASLEILDEDHFDLMKIKERILEHLAVRQLKGKNMKGPILCFQGPPGVGKTSLGKSIARATGREFVRISLGGLKDEAEIRGHRRTYVGAMPGRFIQAMKQAKTNNPVVLLDEIDKLSSDYKGDPSAALLEVLDPEQNVEFRDHYLNVPFDLSNVMFIATSNMLENIPGPLRDRMEIINLSGYTREEKVEISKRYIIPKQMDENGITNDHVEFTDEGVASVIEHYTSEAGLRNLERRIGALCRKVAMKIAKGDMSKTHIVKDTVFKYLGPPIYTRDDHKEADEVGVSTGLAWTSHGGEVLYIETTKMKGRGLTLTGQLGDVMKESAQTAIGYIRSRAEYLGIDEAMFETQEFHVHLPAGATPKDGPSAGITLATALVSLCTGVPVSKDVAMTGEITLTGKVLPIGGLKEKALAAMRMGIGTIVIPWKNKKDLEDIPAEFRKKLNFIAVKTIDEVLDIALVDWKEYKKEQHKRDYVAQKPVKKDSDLPPVAA; encoded by the coding sequence ATGGTGACAAACTACGAGGGTGATAACATCGAATTTAAGGACGAACTACCACTTCTTCCTATTAGAGATCTTGTCATTTACCCGTTCATGATTCTGCCGCTATTTGTTGGGAGAGAGGCTTCAATAAAAGCAGTTGATCATGCAATCAACCATACTGACAGATTAATCTTATTATCAAGCCAAAAGGATATTGTTGCAGAACATCCAGAACCAAGCGAGATTTTCGAACTAGGTACTGTTGCAATGATTATGAGAATGAGAAAACTTCCAGATGGAAGAATTAAAATTCTTGTACAAGGTTTATCAAAAGCTCGCATTATGGATTATTCACAGCAAGATCCATACTTCATTACTAAAATTGCAAAAGTTGAAGATATGGATGTTGAGCAAGAGAATGTTGCGACTAATGCACTAATGAGAACTATTAAAGAATTACTTGAAAAAGTTATTCAAATGGGAAGAGTTTTATCTCCAGATATCTTAATGGTACTAGAAGATATTACAGATCCTGGAAGACTTGCAGATCTTGTAGCTTCAAACTTAAACCTCCATGTAAGTGAAGCACAGGTTATTCTAGAGACTTTAGATCCAATTGAAAGATTACATAGAATTAGCGAAATCTTAAATAGAGAGTTAGAAATTTTATCTATGCAGCAAAAGATTAAGCATGCAGCTAAAGGTGAAATGTCTAAGACTCAAAAAGAATATTTCTTAAGAGAGCAAATCAAAGCAATCAAGTCTGAACTTGGTGACGAAGGTTCATCTGAACCAGAAGATGAATTTGCAGAGTTTAGAAAGAAAATTAAAGAAGCACATATGCCAGAGGAAGTTGAGAAAGAAACTCTTAAACAACTTACTCGTCTAGAGAAAATGCACCCAGATTCTTCTGAGTCTACGATCACAAGAACATACCTTGAATGGATGAGCGACCTACCATGGGGAGTTTCATCAGAAGAACATATTGATCTTGATGCATCTCTAGAAATTCTTGATGAAGATCACTTTGATCTTATGAAAATCAAAGAAAGAATTCTTGAGCACCTTGCCGTTAGACAGCTTAAAGGTAAAAATATGAAAGGCCCAATCCTTTGTTTTCAAGGACCTCCAGGAGTTGGAAAAACTTCTCTAGGAAAGTCTATTGCAAGAGCAACAGGAAGAGAGTTTGTTAGAATTTCTCTTGGTGGTCTAAAAGACGAAGCTGAAATCAGAGGACACAGAAGAACATATGTTGGAGCGATGCCAGGAAGATTTATTCAGGCAATGAAACAAGCAAAAACAAATAATCCAGTTGTTCTTCTTGATGAGATTGATAAATTATCAAGTGACTATAAAGGTGATCCATCTGCAGCTCTACTTGAAGTTCTAGATCCAGAACAAAACGTAGAATTTAGAGATCATTACTTAAATGTACCATTTGATTTATCAAACGTTATGTTTATTGCAACATCTAATATGTTAGAAAATATTCCGGGTCCACTAAGAGATCGTATGGAAATCATCAACCTCTCTGGATATACAAGAGAAGAAAAGGTTGAGATCAGTAAGAGATACATTATTCCAAAACAAATGGATGAGAATGGAATCACTAATGATCATGTTGAATTCACAGACGAAGGTGTAGCAAGTGTTATCGAACACTACACATCAGAAGCTGGACTTAGAAATCTAGAAAGAAGAATCGGTGCACTTTGTAGAAAAGTAGCAATGAAAATTGCAAAAGGCGACATGTCTAAAACTCATATCGTTAAAGACACTGTATTCAAATATCTAGGGCCACCTATTTATACAAGAGATGACCATAAAGAAGCAGACGAAGTTGGAGTTTCAACAGGTCTTGCATGGACATCACATGGTGGAGAAGTTCTTTATATCGAAACAACTAAGATGAAAGGAAGAGGTTTAACTCTTACTGGTCAACTTGGTGACGTAATGAAAGAATCTGCTCAAACAGCGATTGGTTATATTAGAAGTAGAGCTGAATATCTTGGTATCGACGAAGCAATGTTTGAAACTCAAGAATTTCACGTTCACTTACCAGCTGGAGCAACTCCTAAAGATGGACCAAGTGCAGGTATCACTCTAGCAACAGCTCTTGTATCACTTTGCACTGGTGTTCCAGTAAGTAAAGATGTTGCAATGACTGGAGAAATCACACTAACAGGAAAAGTTCTTCCAATTGGTGGATTAAAAGAAAAAGCACTTGCTGCGATGAGGATGGGAATTGGAACGATTGTAATTCCATGGAAGAACAAGAAAGACCTTGAAGACATTCCAGCAGAATTTAGAAAGAAACTAAACTTTATTGCAGTAAAAACTATCGATGAAGTTTTAGATATCGCTCTTGTTGACTGGAAAGAATACAAGAAGGAACAACATAAGAGAGATTATGTTGCTCAAAAGCCAGTAAAAAAAGATTCAGATTTGCCACCTGTGGCAGCATAA
- a CDS encoding type II secretion system F family protein encodes MSFFLSLIGFKGLVALIGVILFSFCYKYSVGIFDFIERQTMGTRTYILEKFDLLFIEVQPEKITYALLALSLGSGGIVIIIFGILGKWVMGFILGLVFAFVGFKIPRPIINNLVSKRVKQYEAQMVDGLTLLANGLRAGLSVPQSIGMVVDEMPAPLSQEFNVMLQQNRIGVPLEECFENLAKRVPTQDNDMFVSSVNILRETGGNLAEVFDTIVDVIRERVRLKQKIDTATAQGRFQGMIMAAMPYGILMMYGSSDPEAVGKMFSHPLGIILFVVATVLDFIGTMVIFKIVQIKD; translated from the coding sequence ATGTCATTTTTTCTAAGTTTAATTGGATTTAAAGGTTTAGTAGCTCTAATCGGAGTTATTCTTTTTTCATTTTGCTATAAGTATTCCGTGGGTATCTTTGATTTTATCGAAAGACAAACCATGGGGACGCGAACCTATATCTTAGAAAAATTTGATTTACTTTTTATTGAAGTCCAACCAGAAAAAATAACATACGCATTACTCGCCTTATCCTTAGGTTCAGGGGGAATTGTTATTATTATTTTTGGTATTCTTGGAAAGTGGGTAATGGGCTTTATTCTAGGGCTTGTTTTCGCCTTTGTTGGATTTAAAATACCTCGTCCTATTATAAATAATCTCGTTTCTAAAAGAGTTAAACAATATGAAGCGCAAATGGTTGATGGGCTAACCCTTCTTGCCAATGGCCTTCGTGCGGGACTAAGTGTGCCACAGTCAATTGGCATGGTTGTCGATGAAATGCCGGCACCGTTATCACAAGAATTTAATGTTATGCTACAGCAAAATAGAATCGGTGTGCCACTAGAAGAATGTTTCGAAAACCTCGCCAAAAGGGTTCCAACCCAAGATAATGACATGTTTGTGAGCTCTGTAAATATTCTTAGAGAGACCGGTGGTAATCTCGCAGAGGTCTTCGATACTATTGTTGACGTAATTAGAGAACGTGTACGATTGAAGCAAAAAATTGATACTGCTACTGCTCAAGGGCGTTTTCAGGGTATGATTATGGCAGCTATGCCCTACGGAATTTTAATGATGTATGGATCAAGTGATCCTGAGGCCGTTGGAAAAATGTTTAGCCATCCCCTTGGAATCATATTGTTTGTGGTCGCCACAGTACTTGATTTTATTGGAACTATGGTAATTTTTAAGATTGTACAGATTAAAGATTAA
- a CDS encoding ATPase, T2SS/T4P/T4SS family: MAEGHIITVIGAKGGVGKSQVAANLAFSLVAESRGKTLLLDFDQRASGDQNLITGIKTKKNMKDLFTFSGNIDPRTITPFLNPHPAGVNYIGLPNDPTATDGLDSEAAGKYLKAFTSLFPITVIDGGSELTPLTLKALEFSTMILVVVTPDLLALNQTKRLMSDLVTMMFPKEMIHFVMNQAQKGHPVTPDVVQKTLGRPLLGTIIKDDQTCAMALNQRKPALVALKNSNFSKGITEVARKIIQSNILKQLATLNRPSGVSVNKGGGDSAAGAPSKGAANAWRDLKIRIHKSLVEEMDLSDDDKNDPKAKIILKEKTKKLVVDLLGKEDTKGILNSREDMNAIVKEIIDEALGLGPLEDLLADRTVSEIMVVGPDKIYFEKSGKIKKSEVIFTNDRQVLNVIERIVAPIGRRIDEKTPYVDARLHDGSRVHAIIPPSAIDGCCITIRKFPEDRLTYKDLVKFGSMTQNMADFLRIAVEGHRNIIVSGGTGSGKTTLINVLGSFIQANERIITCEDSAELNFPQDHVVRLETRPPSLEGDGEIDIRLLVKQCLRMRPDRIVVGECRGGETLDMLQAMGTGHDGSLTTVHSNNPRECIGRIETLVQYAGAGLTPKAIREMIASAVHLIIQQQRLDDGSRRVTHITEIGGIQGEVVTLQDIFLFVQKGIDKNGKIIGEFQATGFIPKFIETLEKKGYNVPRGLFSNSSPPNPAARPAAPQAGGAPKPGQPPQGNRPQRPPGKPVKKE; encoded by the coding sequence ATGGCCGAAGGTCATATCATTACAGTAATTGGTGCTAAAGGCGGGGTTGGTAAATCTCAAGTCGCGGCTAACTTAGCATTTTCCCTTGTGGCGGAGTCGAGAGGTAAAACGTTACTTTTAGATTTTGACCAACGAGCAAGTGGTGATCAAAATTTAATTACTGGTATTAAAACTAAAAAGAATATGAAAGATCTCTTCACTTTTAGTGGAAATATTGATCCTCGAACCATTACACCTTTTTTAAATCCACATCCGGCAGGTGTAAATTATATTGGGCTTCCAAACGATCCGACAGCTACAGATGGTCTTGATTCAGAAGCAGCTGGGAAGTACTTAAAAGCCTTTACTTCGCTTTTCCCGATTACTGTTATCGATGGTGGTAGTGAATTAACTCCATTAACTTTAAAGGCATTAGAATTCTCAACGATGATCCTCGTTGTTGTTACTCCAGACTTATTGGCTTTAAATCAAACAAAGCGTTTGATGTCTGATTTAGTAACAATGATGTTTCCAAAAGAAATGATTCATTTTGTAATGAATCAAGCACAGAAAGGACACCCTGTTACTCCTGATGTTGTTCAAAAAACACTCGGGCGTCCACTTCTAGGAACGATTATAAAAGATGATCAAACGTGTGCAATGGCGCTTAACCAGAGAAAGCCAGCACTTGTTGCACTAAAGAATAGTAACTTCTCAAAAGGTATTACAGAGGTTGCAAGAAAAATTATTCAGTCAAATATTTTAAAACAGCTCGCTACACTTAATAGACCAAGCGGAGTATCTGTTAATAAGGGCGGTGGAGACTCTGCTGCTGGAGCACCTTCTAAAGGGGCTGCGAATGCGTGGCGTGACCTTAAGATTAGAATTCACAAAAGTCTTGTTGAAGAAATGGACCTTAGTGATGATGATAAGAATGATCCGAAAGCAAAAATTATTTTAAAAGAGAAAACTAAGAAGTTAGTTGTCGATCTTCTCGGTAAAGAAGATACAAAAGGAATTCTAAATTCTCGTGAAGATATGAATGCGATTGTGAAGGAAATTATCGATGAGGCCCTAGGATTAGGTCCTCTTGAAGATTTACTTGCAGATAGAACTGTTTCTGAAATTATGGTTGTTGGACCAGATAAAATCTATTTTGAGAAAAGTGGAAAGATCAAGAAGTCAGAAGTTATTTTTACTAATGATAGGCAAGTTTTAAATGTTATTGAAAGAATCGTTGCTCCGATTGGTAGAAGGATTGATGAAAAGACTCCTTACGTAGATGCACGTCTACATGATGGTTCGAGAGTTCATGCAATTATACCTCCGTCTGCTATTGATGGATGTTGTATTACTATCAGAAAGTTTCCTGAAGATCGATTAACGTATAAAGACCTCGTTAAATTCGGATCAATGACACAAAATATGGCTGACTTTCTTCGTATTGCAGTTGAAGGGCATCGAAATATTATCGTTTCAGGGGGAACAGGATCTGGTAAGACAACACTGATTAATGTTCTTGGAAGTTTTATCCAAGCTAATGAGCGTATTATTACATGTGAAGACTCTGCCGAGCTAAACTTTCCTCAAGATCACGTTGTCCGTTTAGAGACGAGACCTCCTTCATTAGAAGGAGATGGTGAAATCGATATTAGGCTTCTTGTTAAGCAGTGTCTTCGTATGAGGCCAGATCGTATCGTTGTCGGTGAGTGTCGTGGTGGTGAAACACTTGATATGTTACAGGCGATGGGTACTGGTCACGATGGTTCATTGACAACAGTTCACTCGAATAATCCAAGAGAATGTATCGGTCGTATTGAGACTCTCGTTCAATATGCAGGTGCTGGACTTACCCCTAAAGCTATTCGTGAGATGATTGCATCGGCTGTTCACCTAATCATTCAGCAGCAAAGACTAGATGACGGTTCGAGAAGAGTTACTCACATCACAGAAATTGGTGGTATCCAAGGTGAAGTCGTTACACTACAAGATATTTTCCTTTTTGTTCAAAAGGGTATTGATAAGAATGGAAAGATTATCGGTGAATTTCAAGCGACAGGATTTATTCCAAAATTTATCGAAACACTTGAAAAGAAAGGTTACAACGTGCCTCGTGGATTATTTAGTAATTCTTCTCCACCTAACCCTGCCGCAAGACCTGCGGCTCCGCAAGCTGGGGGAGCACCTAAACCTGGACAACCACCTCAAGGTAATCGTCCTCAACGTCCTCCTGGTAAGCCAGTTAAGAAAGAGTAG
- a CDS encoding response regulator: MTVENINKAKRSDLVRILVVDDSDLSRRTIVSILETHGFNVVGESSSAENAMQQAFNTKANVFLLDVVMPEISGIELANHIRDNIKEPKIIMMSTLDMESVVIESISNGAVDYLSKPFTEQDLIKSVEKIEADIIKENS, encoded by the coding sequence ATGACTGTAGAAAATATAAATAAAGCAAAGCGTAGTGATTTAGTCAGGATTCTAGTTGTTGATGATTCTGACTTATCAAGAAGAACAATCGTTTCTATTTTAGAAACTCATGGATTCAATGTTGTTGGTGAATCATCATCTGCGGAAAATGCCATGCAACAGGCTTTCAATACTAAAGCAAATGTCTTTCTTCTTGATGTCGTGATGCCTGAGATTAGTGGAATTGAGCTTGCTAACCACATTAGAGATAATATTAAAGAGCCAAAGATCATTATGATGTCTACTCTTGATATGGAAAGTGTTGTTATCGAATCAATTTCAAATGGTGCGGTAGATTACCTATCAAAGCCTTTTACAGAGCAAGATCTAATTAAATCAGTGGAAAAAATTGAAGCTGATATTATCAAAGAGAATAGTTAA
- a CDS encoding DUF6531 domain-containing protein: protein MKNFKFFVLLSIFATSALAGVNLKNGNFHITYTDIVVPGGGHDLVIERTYNSRSPDKGWFGFGWGSDYETYLNVSADGSVVIHENGSGATTRFVPNKAVDAEAAAKKIIDAMRKKNSISESVASSLVTKLKNDAELRQAYAKRFDVSAKLAVGTELFSNERGLQKVVKTKDGYSRKYNDGKEHLFNEDGKLVKVTDKNGYVVDLNYSGKELKSIKDSMAKQIFFQWYPDGKIKSAESGAGKKTEYVYKDDNLIEAKDIAGNVFKYDYDYNHNMTSIGYKDGSSMKIKYTKKTQFVEEVTKKNGETVAYQYESNPKNPEFHYWTLVTKKNPGGKDVTNRYEYEIKRKPDGSHYTYRILTVVNNVSTETIYTECCSLPKQIKRGNFVTNFEYNSKGLLVKKNSSRGDYVELKYHPEFNKITNVTNNNGWTKFEYDKKGNLKRAENSKKMSVLLTYDSKGRISNMYDIDKTTNKKRELSFVYNAQGKPVEIKMSNVGKINVKYDNYGEILKVESAAGHKMALQVTQAFQSLLSIVKPAGVNLNM, encoded by the coding sequence ATGAAGAATTTTAAATTTTTTGTACTTTTAAGTATTTTTGCAACAAGCGCTCTCGCAGGCGTTAATTTAAAGAATGGTAACTTCCATATCACTTATACTGATATTGTTGTTCCTGGTGGTGGGCATGACCTCGTTATTGAGAGAACCTACAACTCTAGATCACCAGATAAAGGCTGGTTTGGTTTTGGTTGGGGATCTGACTACGAAACTTATTTGAATGTATCAGCAGATGGTTCTGTTGTTATTCATGAGAATGGTTCAGGTGCTACAACTAGGTTTGTTCCTAACAAGGCCGTAGATGCTGAAGCTGCTGCAAAGAAAATTATCGATGCTATGAGAAAGAAAAACTCTATCTCTGAATCAGTGGCAAGCTCTTTAGTAACAAAACTAAAGAATGATGCTGAGCTTAGACAAGCGTATGCAAAGAGATTTGATGTTTCAGCAAAACTCGCTGTTGGAACTGAGCTTTTCTCAAACGAAAGAGGGCTTCAGAAAGTTGTAAAGACTAAAGACGGTTACTCTAGAAAGTATAACGATGGTAAAGAGCACCTTTTCAATGAAGATGGAAAGCTTGTTAAAGTTACTGACAAGAATGGGTATGTTGTTGATTTAAACTACTCAGGAAAAGAACTTAAATCTATTAAAGATTCAATGGCGAAACAAATTTTCTTCCAGTGGTACCCAGATGGAAAAATCAAGTCTGCTGAGTCGGGTGCAGGAAAGAAAACAGAATACGTTTATAAAGATGATAATTTAATCGAAGCCAAAGATATTGCTGGTAACGTATTTAAGTATGACTATGACTACAATCACAATATGACTTCTATTGGATACAAAGATGGTTCTTCAATGAAGATCAAGTATACAAAGAAGACGCAGTTTGTAGAGGAAGTGACTAAGAAGAATGGTGAGACAGTTGCTTATCAATATGAGTCAAACCCTAAGAATCCTGAATTTCACTACTGGACACTTGTTACAAAGAAAAACCCAGGTGGTAAAGATGTAACAAATCGTTATGAGTATGAAATTAAAAGAAAGCCAGATGGTTCACACTATACATATAGAATTCTTACTGTTGTAAATAATGTATCGACTGAAACAATCTATACAGAGTGTTGTTCTCTTCCAAAACAAATTAAAAGAGGAAACTTCGTAACTAACTTTGAATACAATAGCAAAGGTCTATTAGTTAAGAAAAACTCTTCTCGTGGTGATTATGTTGAACTCAAGTATCACCCAGAATTTAACAAGATTACAAATGTAACAAATAATAATGGTTGGACTAAGTTTGAGTACGATAAAAAAGGTAACTTAAAGAGAGCAGAAAACTCTAAGAAAATGTCAGTTCTTTTAACATATGATTCAAAAGGTAGAATCTCTAATATGTATGACATTGATAAGACTACTAATAAGAAACGTGAGCTTAGCTTCGTATACAATGCACAAGGTAAGCCAGTAGAAATTAAAATGAGTAATGTTGGGAAAATCAATGTGAAGTATGACAACTACGGTGAGATTTTAAAAGTTGAATCTGCAGCTGGGCATAAAATGGCATTACAAGTTACTCAGGCGTTCCAATCATTACTATCAATCGTTAAACCTGCAGGTGTTAACTTAAATATGTAA
- a CDS encoding aldehyde dehydrogenase family protein, with protein sequence MKENLGVYFMQDINQYYQDVTATQNNFKDISKRLVALEKLKSSITEMSSEIADALRKDLGKCEFESYLSEIDFVLHEIDVAKKNIKKWSKPKRVSSSLAFFPVKSYIVPEPYGTVLIIGPWNYPFQLVLAPLVGAIAAGNTSIIKPSEMAPQTSKVITELINKTFSKEVKCVEGGVPETTELLDLKFDYIFYTGNGVVARIIMEKASKFLTPLTLELGGKSPCMIFTANLNLAAKRVVWGKFFNAGQTCVAPDYIMIQEKDKNSFINEMKKWIEFFYTSEVKSSPNYGRIINERHFDRLTKYLSEAKVLLGGGHERESLFLEPTVVEGDLNHAIMKEEIFGPILPIVIVKDYEEARDYVLKNDKPLASYGFFDREEDKSKFVKEISSGGMVINDTLIHLSNEKLPFGGVGESGMGAYHGAYSFDIFSHKKALMKRSFMFENSLRYPPYEGKLNLIRNIMKYL encoded by the coding sequence ATGAAAGAAAACTTAGGGGTATATTTCATGCAAGATATCAATCAGTACTATCAAGACGTCACAGCTACGCAGAATAACTTTAAAGACATTTCAAAGCGCTTGGTAGCTCTAGAAAAGCTTAAAAGCTCAATAACTGAAATGAGTAGTGAAATTGCAGATGCTCTTAGAAAAGATCTTGGGAAGTGTGAGTTTGAATCTTATCTTTCGGAGATCGATTTTGTTCTACATGAGATTGATGTTGCTAAGAAAAATATTAAAAAGTGGTCAAAACCTAAGAGGGTTAGTTCTTCTTTAGCCTTCTTCCCTGTGAAAAGTTATATTGTTCCTGAGCCTTATGGAACAGTTCTCATTATTGGCCCATGGAATTATCCATTTCAGTTGGTTCTTGCCCCTTTGGTTGGTGCAATCGCAGCTGGAAATACCTCCATTATAAAGCCATCTGAAATGGCGCCACAGACCTCGAAAGTTATAACAGAGCTTATTAATAAAACATTTAGCAAAGAAGTAAAGTGTGTTGAAGGAGGTGTCCCGGAGACTACTGAACTTCTAGATTTAAAATTCGATTATATTTTCTATACTGGTAATGGTGTGGTTGCGAGAATCATAATGGAGAAGGCCTCGAAATTTCTTACACCTTTAACCCTTGAGTTAGGAGGGAAAAGTCCATGTATGATTTTTACTGCAAATCTAAACCTCGCTGCAAAGAGAGTTGTGTGGGGGAAGTTCTTCAATGCGGGACAAACCTGTGTAGCTCCTGATTATATTATGATTCAGGAAAAAGATAAAAATTCATTTATTAATGAGATGAAGAAATGGATTGAGTTTTTCTATACAAGTGAAGTTAAGTCTAGTCCGAATTATGGGCGAATAATCAATGAGAGACACTTTGATCGCTTAACTAAATATTTAAGCGAGGCGAAGGTACTTCTTGGTGGGGGGCATGAGAGAGAGTCTTTGTTTCTTGAGCCAACGGTTGTAGAGGGTGATTTAAATCACGCAATTATGAAAGAAGAAATATTCGGACCGATACTGCCAATAGTAATCGTAAAAGACTATGAAGAGGCGCGTGATTACGTCCTTAAGAATGATAAGCCGCTTGCTAGCTATGGCTTCTTTGATCGTGAAGAAGATAAATCTAAATTTGTTAAAGAAATTTCATCTGGTGGGATGGTAATTAATGATACATTGATTCACCTGTCTAATGAAAAACTTCCGTTTGGTGGTGTTGGCGAAAGTGGGATGGGGGCTTATCATGGAGCTTACTCATTTGATATTTTTAGCCATAAAAAAGCATTGATGAAGAGAAGTTTTATGTTTGAAAACTCTTTGCGTTATCCTCCTTATGAAGGAAAACTTAATCTTATTAGAAATATTATGAAGTACCTTTAA